The DNA window GCACTTTACAAACTCAAATGATAGTAATCCTGGAACGACTTTTGTTGTGTGGCTTCCAGTAGTAAAAAAAGCGATTAACAATTAGCTAACCGCTCTAATTCACAAATCTAGAGGTCGGGGTATAACAATCGCAGGTGATTGCTTGTGTAGTTTGTGTTACACTACTGCGGTTGTTACTGTTGCTGTGTTGTACCAGGAGTTAGCACTAAATCCGAACCGAGTGTCAGTTGTAAGTCGGTCTCAGGATCGATCGCAACAAGGTCAACGCTGTCTCGACCCAAGAATAAACCGAGTAAAGCACCAACACCAGCACCACCTAGGACTTCTTCAGTTGCGATCGCGCGGTCTCCAGTGACCGCAGAAATGGCAGCAGCAGCAGCAGCACCTAAAGCCGCATTGCGCACAATTCGACCCGCATTCGCGCCGCGACGCACGCGTTCAGTACGAGTAATCACTTCTGAAGTAGCATCAAACGAATAACGCCGACCGCTAGCCAAAACTAACTCGCGGGCAACAAATTGCGATCCTCCTTCCGCTGGTCGCAGTTCGCCAACAACTTGGCTACCTGCGGGAATCAATACTGTACCATCGCGCGTAATAATGTTCTGTGCGACTGTCAGCGTTAAAGGTGCAGTTTCTTCGCGCGTGACTAAGATTCTTTCGGCTTGGTCGTAGCGTACTGGAAGACTTGTGCCGCTAGGAATTGTAACAGTTGCGGGTGCTGTTGGTTGCTGTGCTTGTCCGACAACATAAGGCGAATTCACTGCGGCGACTTGCCCTGCACTTGCTAAAGCTTGATAGATGAATGCGGCAACATCTGCACGTGTTGCCGTTTGTGTTGGATTGAGAAACTGAACATTCGGATAATTTACGACAATCCGTCGCTCAGTTGCGGCAGCGATCGGAGCGCGAGCATAGCTAGAAACAGCGTTCGCGTCGGCATAAAATTGGCTCAAGACGCTGTTAGCGTCGTTAGTTGCAGTGTAGTTAAGACCGTTAGCTAGCGAAACTAAAACTTGCTCGCGGGGAATATTTTGATTTGGTTCAAAACGATTGCCAGGATAGCCTGCTAGAAAGCCCGTTGTGTAAGCTTGCTGAATCGCTGCTGCACCCCAAAAGTTTGATGGTACGTCGGTAAATTGTACTGCGGGTCTTTGCCCTGCGCGTGGAAAAGCCCGACTCACCATCGCCGCAAATTGAGCGCGTGTCACTGGCTCTTCTGGTCGGAAACTATTATCAGGAAACCCAGCAATAATGTTTCTGCTTGCGAGCTCTGCAATAAAGGGAGTCGCCCAATAGTTAGCTGGAACATCAGCAAAAGTAGACGCTTGCGCAAACGATGGCGCAGGTGTTACAAGCGGAGCAACGGCACCAATGGTTATCCCCAAAGCCATTAGTCCAGCGGTTCCCGATTGCCAGTGCTTGAAAGTAGACATTGTCAAGGACTCTCCGAAAAAGATTTGGTAGCTATCTAGAATGAGTAGACATTAGCAGGAAATGAAGGTTCCTATAATTAACTAATGCCGGAAACAAGTTAATTTAAGCGTGAAAAAGCGTAAATATTGCTCTTTTTAAAGCAATATTCCCCACTGCCTGCTAAAAAATAATGACGTACGGTTGACAAATTAGTTGCTTTAGTATCCACACAAATTTGTAACTTAAAACACATTAGGCAGCGAGTGTCTGAAGATAGAGTTGTAATAAACCAATGACGATTTCAGGTGTTTCCAAATGCGGTAAGACACCTGTAGATGCGATCGCTTGAAATTCACGAATCGCCTGCGGGTTTAATTGTGCAAGTCGTCTTCCGAGATCGAGTGATGTAAATTGTGCAGCTTCTCCCCAAATCATCGCCGTTGGTACGGCTAGCTGTGGGATATACCGTGCTAAATCAAAGTAAAGCTCTCCTTGTAAAAAGGCAAGCGCGGCGTATTTGGCATTAGGTTGTTGTGCCGACGTTAAGTAAGCGGCTACCATTTCTTCCGTCACGCGGTCGGGTTTGGCAAAGAGAAATTGCTGAAGAAAGTTGCGGACGGCAATTTCATTTTGTGCGCCGACAGTGTAAATTAAATCATTTAAGAGCGGTGTACCAATCAGTTGTAGTGGTAATCGACGTCCTGCACCTTGTCCAAAATCGTCAAACCCAGAAGGACAAACAAGAACCAGCGATTGAAATAAATTCGGTTGTTGAACCGCAAGGCGAATAACCAATGCTGCGGTCAAAGAAGAAGCAACAGCGATCGCACGATGAGGGCAAGTTTTTTGCATAAATTCGGCAATCGTTGTCAGATAGTCATCGATTTGATAATTGCGCACAGGATGCGTCGATTGACCCCAACCGATTAAATCAGGCGCTAAAACTCGATAGCCGTTCGCAAAAGCAGGGTACACTTTAGACCACTCATAAGCAGAAGCCCCGCCACCAAAGTTATGTAAAAACACTAAAGATGGTGTCGTTTCATCTTGCCGGAATGTAGTCGATGCCCATATCGTATCAACAGGAGTGTAGTAGACCATTAACCCCAATGATGTTTGTACAACTCCTTGACCAAAGCCTGGAGGTTGAAACTGTAGCATAAAGATTTTGGATGGAAATTGAGTCAAAAACGAATATAGACGATCGTCTGGGAGCAGGCGTTTTTAGTAAGCTATTAGAAGCAAAACATAACGAGAGATAAAGCAATGATTCTGCCTGGAACTGCTGTACGCGTCACAAATCCTAACGATACTTACTACCGTTTTCAAGGACTCGTCCAGCGCGTGAGTGATGGTAAAGCTGCGGTGCTGTTTGAGGGAGGTAACTGGGATAAGCTAGTTACTTTCAACCTCTCAGAACTCGAACCTGTAGAGACTGGACGCAAAAAAGCCAAATAACCTGCTTTGAGTAACGCAGTGCCTTTCTCTCTGACCTCTGACCTCTGACCTCTGACCTCTTTTATGCGCCTTCCCCTACCACAATTTGCCACAGGCGATCGTGCTCCAAATCATATTGCTGAGGTGATTGAAACCTCAACAACCGAATTTTTGGCGCAGTGTCTAGAACCCGAAGACTTAAGCTTTCCTGTAATGCCGCCATTTGGCAGTTGGGTAAAATCTGTTGATGAAGAATCGGGTAATCAAGTCTACGCGGTAGTATATTATGCTACGACGATGCCGATTGACTCGATTCATCGGGCAAGAGCATTAGGCTTATCGTTACAAGACTTACGCGAACAACAACCGCAAATCTTCGCAATGCTCAAGACTGAGTTTAGAGCAGCGATCGTGGGATTTGAGCGACCAATTGAAGCGCGATCGCAACAACGTTTTTATCAGTATTTACCACCACGCCCACCGCAGATCCATCAAGCTGTTTATCATTGCGAACCGGAAACGATTGTTGCTTTCTCTGAACAGTTAGATTTCTTAAGAACTTTGCTACAAGTCAACGGTGCGCCCGTAGAAGCGCTAACAGCTGCGGCGATTCGTGAAGTTTATCATTTACGCAAAGCTGACCGCGAATGGTTAGTCAAGGCGGGGAGAACATTAAGTGTATTACTCAAAGACGACTATGATCGCTTGAAAGTTGTTCTTAGCCAAATTCATCCCTAAAAGAAGTCAGGCAATAAAGTCTTCATCTTAGTGTACCAAGGTACACTTTGCTGGAGTAGCCACGAAGGAAGTCGGAAGGCATCGTAATGCTGACTCCTTTTTAATCAATTCAACATACAATTTCAGGAAGCGGGATCGCAATTTGATGTAGGGAAAAATTATCAAGTTTTCGTTGCCTTCGTTGTCTTCCTTGCTCTTGTAGATGCTAACAGGCTGACTACACGAATCCCCCTAGCTTTTTTCCTCAGTGCTATCTATGTCATTCCTTTACGTCCTTGCAGTGGAACCGGCTTCCGAAGTTCTCACAAAAGAGCCAATCGTTCCTTTTGTGATTTTACTAATAGTCATTCTTGTCGTACCGATTATATTTGAACGGCTGCAACTACCGGGTTTGGTTGGGTTGCTGCTAGCGGGAGTTTTACTTGGACCTAATGTTTTAAACTTATTTCAAACTGAACAGCCAACAATTAGATTACTATCCAACATTGGTTTAGTTTACCTCATGTTTGTCGCTGGACTGGAAGTGGACATGGAACAGTTCCGGCAAACGCGTAACAAATCATTGGGGTTTGGGACTTTTACATTCTTAGTACCGCTGATTGTCGGAACACTCGTTGGGCGAATTTTTGGCTTTGGCTGGAACGCATCAATCTTAATTGGTTCGCTATTTGCTTCGCATACGCTGCTGGCGTATCCAATTATTAGCCGCTTGGGAGTCATTAACAACGAAGCAGTTACGGTTACTATTGGTGCCACAATTTTTACAGATATCGGCGCACTTTTAGTATTAGCTGTTTGCGTAGCGATCCATGCTGGAGAGTTTACTGCACTGGGTTTGACGACTTTACTAGGGTCATTATTTCTGTATTCGGCTGCGGTTTTAATCGGCTTTGATTGGGCAGGAAAAGAGTTTTTCCGGCGATCGGGTGATGAGGAGGGAAAGCAATTTCTCTTTGTTTTGCTGGCGGTATTTCTAGCAGCAGTGGGCGCGCAGTTGATTGGGGTAGAAAAAATTGTTGGCGCGTTTCTAGCAGGATTAGCCGTTAATGACGTTGTTGGGGAAGGACCTGTTAAAGAGAAAGTTGTTTTTGTTGGTAGTGTACTGTTTATTCCGATTTTTTTTGTAGATTTAGGTTTATTGATTAATATTCCAGCGTTTGTTGCCAGTATTAGTAATATTTGGCTAACGCTGGCAATTGTTATTGGTTTAATTAGCAGCAAATTCATCGCCGCGTTTCTCGCCAAGTTGATGTATCGCTACAACTGGCTAGAAACACTAACAATGTGGTCTTTGTCGATACCGCAGGTAGGAGCCACCTTAGCAGCTACACTGGTAGGCTATCGCGCCGGATTGCTCAATGAAGGTATGTTGAATAGCGTTATTGTCTTAATGCTCGTAACGGCTACTTTAGGGCCACTGCTAACGAATCGAGTAGCTGTCGGTTTGATGACGTCTACTGTGAGTGTCACTCCAGACGCATCAAAACCATTGTATTTGGATACGACAGACACCGAAAAGCCTCTAACTGTAGTCGTTCCGGTCTATAATCCTGATACGGAGCAATATTTGATTGAAATGGCGGCGTTAATTGCACGCCAAGCACAAGGGCGGCTTGTTCCACTGGCAATTGCTACTACTAGACCTGCACATATGGATGCACCGCAGTTGGAAAGTGCTATGGCAAAAGCTGATGCACTGTTGGATAAAGCGACTGCACTCAGCCACGACTTAGGAGTAACTGCCGAATCTGTACTACGTATTGACGATGCGATCGCGCTTGGTATTACGCGTGCTAGCCGCGAACAAAACGCTAATTTGATTGTCATGGGCTGGGGTAAACGCACGGGCTTTCGCGCGCGCTTGTTTGGCAATGTGATTGATAGTGTATTGTGGGCGTCGCATTGTCCGGTTGCGGTAACGCGCCTGCTCGAATCTCCCACCAAAATTCAACGCATTCTTGTCCCTGTGCAAAACTTTACGCCAGAAGCCTTGCGACCGTTGCGTTTTGCCTTATTGCTGGCTACAGCAATTGGAGCGCAGGTCACTTTGTTAAACGTCTGCGATCGCCGTATCAAACCAAGTAGCATTGCGTGGAACAAATCAAATATCGAGTTACTGTTGTCTAAACTTGCTTTACCGCAAGCTCCTGTTGTTGAAGTTGTCCCTCACGAAAATGTCGCACAAGCGATTACCACCGCAGCTAAAAATTATGATTTAGTTATCTTGCGCTCGATTCAACGTCGCACGAGTGCGGGCGGCTTAGCTATTAGTGACTTGACATCGCAGTTAGTCGCGCAACTTTCAGGGTCGATTGTCCTACTCGGAGAACCACAAAAAAGTAATGCTGCTGTGATTCGAGAGCAATTTCTCCAACGCTCCAACCGTACAAAGTTAGAAAGATAGTAATACCATTTCACTTTGAAGTTGGTACAAATAGGCAGCTTTAGGAGCCTGCGCCGTGCGGAGGTTTACCCTGTTGCGACGACTGGCGTGAGCAGAGGGGCACAGGAGAAATGATTTGTACTTTTTATTGATTGAAATGGTATGAGGTACGATAAAATCTCTAAGATTTTATTAAAGATTTAGTAAATTGTACGCTATTATGCTGTGTTGCTATTTTCAAATCTGATAGCTTGCTATTTAATTTAATTAAATTGGTGCTCAGTTTGCTTTCGCCAAAGTTAATTGAATCCAGAAAAATATTGTCATCTGCGAGCGAGATACAGTAATTATGCCAAAAAAGCAAGAGGAGGTCATCAGATTATTTTGGTGTTGCCTCTTTACCACTGCTTTAAGGCAAGTTACCTTAGACAAAAGCGCGATCGCTGGTTAAATATACTTAATCTAAGTTACTAACAGACTATGAGAATTTTGGTTACGGGTGGTGCTGGTTTTGTCGGTTCCCATCTTATTGATCGGTTGATGGTCGAAGGACACGAGGTCATTTGTCTTGATAACTTCTACACCGGTCACAAGCGTAATATCCTCAAATGGCTGGATCATCCTTATTTTGAATTGATTCGCCATGACATCACTGAAGCGATTCGGTTAGAAGTAGACCAGATCTATCATCTTGCTTGTCCTGCATCTCCAGTTCACTATCAGTACAACCCAGTCAAGACTGTTAAAACCAGCGTCATGGGTACGCTCAATATGTTGGGTTTAGCTAAACGAGTCAAAGCCCGCTTTTTATTAGCTTCCACATCAGAAATCTACGGCGATCCCGAAGTTCATCCGCAAACAGAGGATTACCGTGGAAACGTTAATCCTATCGGAATCCGCTCGTGCTACGACGAAGGTAAGCGAATCGCTGAAACGCTCTCGTTTGACTATCATCGCCAAAATGACGTTGATATTCGTGTGGCTCGAATCTTCAATACCTACGGTCCGCGAATGTTAGAAAACGATGGTCGAGTCGTCAGTAACTTTGTTGC is part of the Chroogloeocystis siderophila 5.2 s.c.1 genome and encodes:
- a CDS encoding S-layer homology domain-containing protein; this translates as MSTFKHWQSGTAGLMALGITIGAVAPLVTPAPSFAQASTFADVPANYWATPFIAELASRNIIAGFPDNSFRPEEPVTRAQFAAMVSRAFPRAGQRPAVQFTDVPSNFWGAAAIQQAYTTGFLAGYPGNRFEPNQNIPREQVLVSLANGLNYTATNDANSVLSQFYADANAVSSYARAPIAAATERRIVVNYPNVQFLNPTQTATRADVAAFIYQALASAGQVAAVNSPYVVGQAQQPTAPATVTIPSGTSLPVRYDQAERILVTREETAPLTLTVAQNIITRDGTVLIPAGSQVVGELRPAEGGSQFVARELVLASGRRYSFDATSEVITRTERVRRGANAGRIVRNAALGAAAAAAISAVTGDRAIATEEVLGGAGVGALLGLFLGRDSVDLVAIDPETDLQLTLGSDLVLTPGTTQQQ
- a CDS encoding alpha/beta fold hydrolase; the encoded protein is MLQFQPPGFGQGVVQTSLGLMVYYTPVDTIWASTTFRQDETTPSLVFLHNFGGGASAYEWSKVYPAFANGYRVLAPDLIGWGQSTHPVRNYQIDDYLTTIAEFMQKTCPHRAIAVASSLTAALVIRLAVQQPNLFQSLVLVCPSGFDDFGQGAGRRLPLQLIGTPLLNDLIYTVGAQNEIAVRNFLQQFLFAKPDRVTEEMVAAYLTSAQQPNAKYAALAFLQGELYFDLARYIPQLAVPTAMIWGEAAQFTSLDLGRRLAQLNPQAIREFQAIASTGVLPHLETPEIVIGLLQLYLQTLAA
- a CDS encoding NAD(P)H dehydrogenase subunit NdhS, with the translated sequence MILPGTAVRVTNPNDTYYRFQGLVQRVSDGKAAVLFEGGNWDKLVTFNLSELEPVETGRKKAK
- a CDS encoding HAS-barrel domain-containing protein, whose translation is MRLPLPQFATGDRAPNHIAEVIETSTTEFLAQCLEPEDLSFPVMPPFGSWVKSVDEESGNQVYAVVYYATTMPIDSIHRARALGLSLQDLREQQPQIFAMLKTEFRAAIVGFERPIEARSQQRFYQYLPPRPPQIHQAVYHCEPETIVAFSEQLDFLRTLLQVNGAPVEALTAAAIREVYHLRKADREWLVKAGRTLSVLLKDDYDRLKVVLSQIHP
- a CDS encoding cation:proton antiporter, with protein sequence MSFLYVLAVEPASEVLTKEPIVPFVILLIVILVVPIIFERLQLPGLVGLLLAGVLLGPNVLNLFQTEQPTIRLLSNIGLVYLMFVAGLEVDMEQFRQTRNKSLGFGTFTFLVPLIVGTLVGRIFGFGWNASILIGSLFASHTLLAYPIISRLGVINNEAVTVTIGATIFTDIGALLVLAVCVAIHAGEFTALGLTTLLGSLFLYSAAVLIGFDWAGKEFFRRSGDEEGKQFLFVLLAVFLAAVGAQLIGVEKIVGAFLAGLAVNDVVGEGPVKEKVVFVGSVLFIPIFFVDLGLLINIPAFVASISNIWLTLAIVIGLISSKFIAAFLAKLMYRYNWLETLTMWSLSIPQVGATLAATLVGYRAGLLNEGMLNSVIVLMLVTATLGPLLTNRVAVGLMTSTVSVTPDASKPLYLDTTDTEKPLTVVVPVYNPDTEQYLIEMAALIARQAQGRLVPLAIATTRPAHMDAPQLESAMAKADALLDKATALSHDLGVTAESVLRIDDAIALGITRASREQNANLIVMGWGKRTGFRARLFGNVIDSVLWASHCPVAVTRLLESPTKIQRILVPVQNFTPEALRPLRFALLLATAIGAQVTLLNVCDRRIKPSSIAWNKSNIELLLSKLALPQAPVVEVVPHENVAQAITTAAKNYDLVILRSIQRRTSAGGLAISDLTSQLVAQLSGSIVLLGEPQKSNAAVIREQFLQRSNRTKLER
- a CDS encoding UDP-glucuronic acid decarboxylase family protein — encoded protein: MRILVTGGAGFVGSHLIDRLMVEGHEVICLDNFYTGHKRNILKWLDHPYFELIRHDITEAIRLEVDQIYHLACPASPVHYQYNPVKTVKTSVMGTLNMLGLAKRVKARFLLASTSEIYGDPEVHPQTEDYRGNVNPIGIRSCYDEGKRIAETLSFDYHRQNDVDIRVARIFNTYGPRMLENDGRVVSNFVAQALRGNPLTVYGDGSQTRSFCYVSDLVEGLMRLMNNEHIGPINLGNPDEYTILELATAVQQLVNPDAEIKFEPLPSDDPRRRRPDITRAKTWLNWEPTVPLPEGLKLTIEDFRSRIQSEQPLEASKIAK